GCGATTGAGTTTAGAACAACTCTTAGCTTGATGTGTAGTAGATACCGTCGATTTTCATGAGTCGATGCGGCCCCAAAGGCCAATAAAACTGTTCCCGAGAGGACGTTTTTCTTTTCACGTTGTCAAAGAGTTCTCTGTTTTCGCCCTCGTTCATTCGAGGCCATTGCAGCTATTCTCAGCTTTGGCATCATAGGGATGCTATGGCAACGTTAACTTGATAAAGGAAGACTAAATATGCCTACAGGTACAGTAAAATGGTTCAATGCCACCAAAGGTTTCGGATTCATCCAACCAGATAACGGCGGAGCCGACGTATTCGTTCACATCAGCGCCGTAGAACGCGCCGGTTTGCGCGGTTTGCGCGAAGGCCAAAAAGTAAGCTTCGAATTAGCGACTGAACGCGGCAAAACCGCGGCGTCCGATTTGAAAGTGGCTGACGCTGCCTAATAAAGGCTTTTCTTAGAAATAAGAATCAGAGAAGGCGCGAAGCGGTTTGCGTTTCGCGCCTTTTTATTGATTGCGGGCATTGATCCCGCAAACGGGTAACCAATAAAGGTATACCCAGTAAAGGGAAACAATGACTCAGGATTTTAATGGCTTTGGCCTTTCGCCAAAGCTTTTGCAAGCGCTTGCACGTTTGCAATTCACCACCCCAACACCGATTCAGGCGCAGACTTTGCCATTGGCATTGTCCGGCCGCGATATTCTGGGCTCGGCCCAAACCGGCACCGGCAAAACCGCTGCCTTCGGTATTCCATTAATCGAACAATTGATGCAACGCCCGGATGCGGCCGCGTTGATTATGACGCCAACCCGCGAACTTGCGGCGCAGGTGGTTGAATCGTTGACACAAATGATTCCAACGCAAGATATCAGAACCGCCTTATTGATCGGCGGCGAAGCAATGCCGCGTCAATTCAAACAATTACAAGCCCGTCCGCGCATTATCGTGGGAACGCCAGGCCGTATCAACGACCATTTGGCGCGAGGCACTTTGAAATTGGGCAATATCCGTTTCCTGGTATTGGATGAAACCGACCGGATGCTGGATATGGGTTTTGGCGTGCAGATCGAAAAAATTATTAAAAATATTCCAGAAGACCGCCAGACTTTTATGTTCTCGGCGACTATGCCGGACAATATCACTAAATTATCCGCGAAATATCTGCGCAACCCCGAACGGATTGCGGTTGGATCGACCAGAACGCCGGCGGCGAATATTCAGCAGGAATTGATTCACACCAGCGATGAAGACAAATATACCAAATTGGTGGAACAACTGGAAGCGCGCCAAGGGTCCGTCATTATTTTCGTGAAAACCAAATATGGCACGGAAAAACTGGCAAAGCGCCTGGTGAAAGGCGGCCAAAAAGCCGATGCGATTCACGGCGATTTGCAACAACGCCGCCGCAACCGCGTGATTCAATCGTTCCGCGACTCCGAATTCCGCATTTTGGTGGCAACCGATGTCGCCGCGCGCGGTTTGGATATCCCGCATATCGAACACGTGATCAATTACGATCTGCCGCAAGCGCCGGAAGATTATATTCACCGTATCGGCCGCACTGCCCGCGCAGGCGCCGAAGGATCGGCGGTCAATTTCATTACGCCAGCCGATGGCGGCAAATGGAAAGCCATTCATAAATTGATGCATGGCACCACCAATGATAACAAACAAGGCGGCCAGCAAGGCGGACGCAAACAGAAATCTTTTATCAACGCAAACCGCGAAGATAAGCCGCGCAGATACCAAGGAAAGAACCGCGGCGATCAAAATCACCGGCCGTTCAAAAAACGGGATGATGATCGGAGTCAGCCGCAAGAACATCGTTCCTTTAAAAAACGGGATCATGGCGATAATCCAAAATCTCATCGTTCATTCAAGGATCGTTCGTTTAAAAATCGGAATGAAGACGGTGGTCAAAAAGAATTCCGCCCATTTAAAAAACGCGACGATGATCGTGGCCAGCAACCGGAAAATCGCTCTTTCAAAAAATGGGATAAGAACCGCGGCCATCGCAAAGGCAAGGGTCAGAACACAAACCCCCAGCGTAAGCGCGATGGGGATCGTAACGACCATCCCCGCAACGATCGTCCACAGATGGATTGGCGCGACCGGCAGCGGCAAAAGCGCCATTCGCGTAAACAACGCGCGGCTTAACGTATCCGGGATTGACAGATGCGGGTTGGCGGCATAGTTTCCATGCATTAAAAGGGGATCACTATGATGCAAACTCGCATACTGGCTTTGGTTACTTTCGCGTTTTTCCTGGCTTTCACAGCGCAGGCTCAAGCGACCGACTTAACGCTCGATCAATTGATCAAACTTTGCCGCTTCGATAGCGTTAAAGACCGCGATAATTGCGCGCATTATATGCAGGGTTTCTATGACGATTTACAGGCTGGCGAGGTTTATTTAAACCGCGCGTGCAGCAAGAGAATATTCACGGTTAAGGATCAAAAACCAATTATCGACTGGCTGGCCGACCCCAATAATATCAAGGTGGAAAAACGCGAGGAAATAGGCGGGGTAATCGCGCTGATGTCCTATTTGATGCGTAACGACAAGGCGCAGATTCCATGCAGCGACATTGGCGGCTATATCCCATTTGATTCTTTGGTTTCCCGCTGCGAAAGCAGCATCGATCAAGACAGTCCATGCAAGTTTTATTCCGGCGCGGTGAATGAACTGGAAGTGGTGCGTCACTCCATGGCCGAAAAACCGTTTTTATGCGTCCGTAACAAGAATGGCGAACCAGAAGAATTGCCATATTTGCCGGATGAAGAAGTATTGGCTGTGATGCAGGATTACCTGAAAAACAATCCAAAGGCGCGCGGCAAATCGGCGGCCGGAATGCTGGTAACCGCGCTAAAAAGCAAATATCCATGTGCTGCGGATAAATGAGTTCCGATTTAATCCTAAGCGTTCAAGAAGCCGCGATCCGGTATGGTCCGAAACAAATTTTCGAGGATCTGACGTTCAGCATCTATGCGGGCGACAAAATCTGTCTGGTTGGCAAAAACGGCGCCGGTAAAACCACGCTGATGAATATTATCACCGGTACGATTGATTTGGACGGCGGCGAGCGCTGGATGCTGCAAGGCACGACGGTAGGGTATTTACAGCAGGATATCGAGGTTAAACCGGGTCAAACGCTGCGCGATTTTATTTTCGAACAAATTAGTACTGAAAACCAAGAAGAACAAAACGCCTATAAAATCGACATGGTGGTCGAACCATTGGGGTTGCATATCGACGATCGTATGGATCGGTTGTCGGGCGGCCAGTTACGTCGCGCCGCTTTGGCGCGCGCGCTGGTGGAAGAGCCGGATATTTTGTTGTTGGACGAACCCACCAACCATCTGGATCTGGATGTCATCGAATGGCTGGAACAATATTTGAAACAATATCGCGGCGCGGTGATTTGCGTCAGCCACGATAAAACCTTTTTGGCTAATATTTCCGACAAAGTGTTCTGGCTGGATCGCGGCAAATTGAAATTATGCCCGCGCGGATTCGCCTATTTCGAAGAATGGTCGGAAATGGTGTTGGAACAGGAAGAACGCGAATTGCAGCGCCGCCAGCGTATTTTGGATCAAGAGGTGGAATGGGCCAGCAGGGGCGTTCGCGCCCGCCGCAAACGCAATGTGCGGCGGCTGGAATTGATGAAGGAAGAACGCGAGAAATTAAAACGCGATCGTAATGCGTTAAACCGCATGCTGGCGAAAGTTGAATTTGAAGAAATGGAAATGGAAGGCACGTCGAAAAATGTCGCGGAGTTTTTCGGCGTATCGAAAAAATTTGTCGAAGACGGCCAGGAAAAAACCATATTAAACAAATTCTCGCTGCGCATTCAACGCGGCGACCGGATTGGGATTTTAGGGCGCAATGGGTCCGGAAAAACCAGTTTTTTGCGCCTGTTGATCGGCGAAATCCCGCCCGATACCGGCAAGGTCAAAATCGCGCGGGATATTGAGTTTTCGTATTTCGATCAAAAGCGCAAGGATTTGGACCCGCAAGCGTCATTATGGACCACGCTGTGCCCAAATGGCGGCGACCACGTCAATGTCATGGGTAAACCGCGCCATGTATGCGGTTATTTAAAAGATTTTTTATTCGATCCGTCGATGGCAACGCAATTGGTGGGAACTTTATCGGGCGGACAAAAAAACCGCTTGATGCTGGCCAAAGTGATGGCAAACCCGAAAAGCTTCTTGATCTTGGACGAACCCACCAATGATCTGGATATGGACACGCTTGATCGTTTGGAAGATGCATTGATGAATTATAAAGGCACGCTGTTGATCGTCAGTCACGACCGCGATTTTCTGGATCAAACCGTGACCAAGATTCTGGCGTTTGAAGGGGATGGCAATATCGAAGCTTATATCGGAGGATATTCGGATTATTTGAAAAAGCGGGATGAAAACCGTAAGCCGCCTAAACAACAAACGCAGGTACAGAAAAAATCGGTTGATGCGGTCAAGGACTATCCCGCCAATGTTAACGCCAAGCCACAGAAACTGTCTTATAAAATGCAGTATGAGCTCGACAATTTGCCAATGATTATCAGTGATTTAGAAAAAGAAGTCGAAGCATTAAATGACCGGCTGGC
This portion of the Alphaproteobacteria bacterium genome encodes:
- a CDS encoding cold-shock protein, which produces MPTGTVKWFNATKGFGFIQPDNGGADVFVHISAVERAGLRGLREGQKVSFELATERGKTAASDLKVADAA
- a CDS encoding DEAD/DEAH box helicase; translated protein: MTQDFNGFGLSPKLLQALARLQFTTPTPIQAQTLPLALSGRDILGSAQTGTGKTAAFGIPLIEQLMQRPDAAALIMTPTRELAAQVVESLTQMIPTQDIRTALLIGGEAMPRQFKQLQARPRIIVGTPGRINDHLARGTLKLGNIRFLVLDETDRMLDMGFGVQIEKIIKNIPEDRQTFMFSATMPDNITKLSAKYLRNPERIAVGSTRTPAANIQQELIHTSDEDKYTKLVEQLEARQGSVIIFVKTKYGTEKLAKRLVKGGQKADAIHGDLQQRRRNRVIQSFRDSEFRILVATDVAARGLDIPHIEHVINYDLPQAPEDYIHRIGRTARAGAEGSAVNFITPADGGKWKAIHKLMHGTTNDNKQGGQQGGRKQKSFINANREDKPRRYQGKNRGDQNHRPFKKRDDDRSQPQEHRSFKKRDHGDNPKSHRSFKDRSFKNRNEDGGQKEFRPFKKRDDDRGQQPENRSFKKWDKNRGHRKGKGQNTNPQRKRDGDRNDHPRNDRPQMDWRDRQRQKRHSRKQRAA
- a CDS encoding ABC transporter ATP-binding protein yields the protein MSSDLILSVQEAAIRYGPKQIFEDLTFSIYAGDKICLVGKNGAGKTTLMNIITGTIDLDGGERWMLQGTTVGYLQQDIEVKPGQTLRDFIFEQISTENQEEQNAYKIDMVVEPLGLHIDDRMDRLSGGQLRRAALARALVEEPDILLLDEPTNHLDLDVIEWLEQYLKQYRGAVICVSHDKTFLANISDKVFWLDRGKLKLCPRGFAYFEEWSEMVLEQEERELQRRQRILDQEVEWASRGVRARRKRNVRRLELMKEEREKLKRDRNALNRMLAKVEFEEMEMEGTSKNVAEFFGVSKKFVEDGQEKTILNKFSLRIQRGDRIGILGRNGSGKTSFLRLLIGEIPPDTGKVKIARDIEFSYFDQKRKDLDPQASLWTTLCPNGGDHVNVMGKPRHVCGYLKDFLFDPSMATQLVGTLSGGQKNRLMLAKVMANPKSFLILDEPTNDLDMDTLDRLEDALMNYKGTLLIVSHDRDFLDQTVTKILAFEGDGNIEAYIGGYSDYLKKRDENRKPPKQQTQVQKKSVDAVKDYPANVNAKPQKLSYKMQYELDNLPMIISDLEKEVEALNDRLANAELYSANPQEFTQCTKRLAEAERELAAAEERWLALEEMRVSN